One Bacillota bacterium genomic region harbors:
- a CDS encoding DNA polymerase domain-containing protein — translation MWGTHALNYLNIEGREIRVTNLDKVLWPEEALTKGHMIEYYIKVSSLLLSHVFNRLMSAQRFPDGIDRQGFYQKNCPEGAPDWVETYNLKRDKGKETNYILVQNLSTLVWMANTGVIEFHPWLSSVRSLDNPDFAVFDLDPMERFGIEQVIEIAAAIGDLLGQLKLQADIKTSGSTGLQVFVPLEPVYTYKQVRDFVQLCCNVINRQFPEWTTMERNIRDRQGKIYLDYMQNAREKTIVAAYSLRPRSEATYSAPLRWEDVYNKKVNPKDYTLAAVLNGQQPLPWMAGIGPQRLETAADILGKIL, via the coding sequence ATGTGGGGGACACATGCTTTGAATTACCTCAATATTGAAGGTCGCGAAATTCGAGTCACAAACCTGGACAAAGTGCTTTGGCCGGAGGAAGCTTTGACTAAGGGTCATATGATTGAATACTACATCAAGGTGTCCTCGCTGCTTCTGTCCCATGTTTTCAATCGACTGATGTCCGCGCAGCGATTCCCTGATGGTATCGACAGACAGGGATTCTACCAGAAGAATTGTCCTGAGGGCGCACCGGATTGGGTCGAAACATATAACTTAAAACGGGATAAGGGAAAGGAGACAAATTATATCCTTGTCCAGAACCTGTCTACCTTGGTTTGGATGGCTAATACAGGGGTGATTGAGTTTCATCCCTGGTTATCATCAGTGAGGTCGCTGGATAATCCTGATTTTGCGGTGTTCGACCTCGACCCAATGGAGCGGTTTGGCATCGAGCAGGTGATTGAGATTGCAGCGGCGATTGGAGATTTGCTGGGGCAGCTCAAGCTGCAAGCCGACATAAAAACATCTGGTTCTACAGGTTTGCAAGTTTTTGTCCCGCTAGAGCCTGTCTACACATATAAGCAAGTGCGCGATTTCGTACAGTTATGTTGTAATGTAATTAATCGTCAGTTTCCGGAATGGACGACCATGGAGCGAAATATCAGGGATCGGCAGGGTAAAATTTATCTGGATTACATGCAAAATGCTCGGGAGAAAACAATTGTCGCCGCCTACAGTTTGCGCCCCCGGTCGGAGGCAACCTATTCCGCTCCTTTGCGGTGGGAAGATGTCTATAACAAAAAAGTAAATCCGAAAGATTACACTCTGGCCGCAGTGTTGAATGGTCAGCAACCGCTGCCTTGGATGGCTGGCATCGGTCCGCAGCGCTTGGAAACAGCGGCCGACATACTGGGCAAAATCCTTTAA